A stretch of Aedes aegypti strain LVP_AGWG chromosome 2, AaegL5.0 Primary Assembly, whole genome shotgun sequence DNA encodes these proteins:
- the LOC5578898 gene encoding programmed cell death protein 2 isoform X1: protein METSVDLGFLESCEEWLLANKFFRSKVGGKPAWLELKNIPAPKDLACDECGEPCIFLCQVYAPLEEQDKCFHRMLYLFVCLKATCYQPNQNNNIKVLRSQLPRQNDYYDFNPPNEDKPSEAVPSPVPLCAVCGCRGPQQCSKCRKVNYCGVIHQRIDWKQSHKAACGTSTASDGQCSSILFPQFEIVTEPEEIEPAKKLSEEENVKKQMEEYDKLVKEGKIGELSEVSESEMDTYAEQVEDKHFDKFKKRVAFDPDQVLRYDRKGTPLWLSPVVPSEVPNCELCGSRRVFEFQIMPQLLNSLKNENIDWGTLAVFTCEQSCSTPDHSYAKEYVYKQDVISTDEPKALETNE from the exons ATGGAAACCAGCGTGGACCTGGGGTTCCTGGAATCATGTGAGGAGTGGCTACTGGCCAACAAGTTCTTCCGCAGCAAAGTGGGTGGCAAACCGGCCTGGTTGGAGCTGAAAAACATTCCCGCCCCGAAGGATTTGGCCTGTGACGAATGTGGCGAGCCGTGCATATTCCTCTGCCAG gtttATGCTCCTCTAGAAGAACAGGACAAGTGCTTCCATCGGATGCTGTATTTGTTCGTGTGCCTGAAAGCCACCTGCTATCAACCCAATCAGAACAA TAACATCAAAGTCCTCCGCAGTCAGTTGCCTCGCCAGAATGACTACTACGACTTCAACCCCCCGAATGAAGACAAGCCCTCGGAGGCGGTTCCATCTCCGGTGCCACTTTGTGCAGTCTGTGGCTGCCGTGGGCCACAGCAGTGCTCCAAATGTAGAAAGGTGAACTACTGCGGGGTCATCCATCAACGCATAGACTGGAAGCAGAGTCACAAGGCGGCATGCGGGACATCGACGGCGAGTGATGGCCAGTGTTCGTCCATTTTGTTTCCCCAGTTCGAGATCGTGACGGAACCGGAGGAAATC GAACCAGCGAAGAAGCTGTCTGAGGAAGAGAACGTTAAAAAGCAAATGGAGGAATACGACAAGCTggtcaaagaaggaaaaatcggAGAACTGAGCGAGGTCTCCGAGAGTGAAATGGACACCTACGCGGAACAGGTGGAAGATAAGCATTTCGATAAGTTCAAGAAGCGTGTGGCTTTCGATCCAGATCAG GTGCTTCGGTACGACAGGAAAGGAACTCCGCTTTGGCTGTCACCGGTTGTGCCAAGTGAAGTTCCGAATTGTGAACTTTGTGGCAGTCGTCGAGTCTTCGAGTTTCAG ATAATGCCTCAGCTGCTCAATAGTTTGAAAAACGAGAATATCGATTGGGGAACATTGGCCGTTTTCACGTGCGAGCAAAGTTGCTCTACGCCTGACCATTCCTATGCGAAGGAATACGTCTACAAACAGGATGTCATCAGCACGGATGAACCGAAGGCACTGGAAACCAACGAATAG